From one Microlunatus sp. Gsoil 973 genomic stretch:
- a CDS encoding HAD family hydrolase, whose product MVTQLGLDDVVELTITSATVGAEKPNPAIFNHAISVPGASPAHSWMIGDNPIADVQGARQAGLSAVLADGAYSDAIGVTIFRLPSTSPQ is encoded by the coding sequence CTGGTCACTCAGCTCGGCCTCGATGATGTCGTCGAACTCACCATCACCAGCGCCACGGTCGGCGCCGAAAAGCCGAACCCCGCGATCTTCAACCACGCGATCAGCGTTCCCGGCGCCTCACCAGCTCACTCCTGGATGATCGGCGACAACCCCATCGCTGACGTCCAGGGCGCACGCCAAGCCGGGCTATCGGCAGTCCTGGCCGACGGCGCGTACTCCGACGCGATCGGCGTCACCATCTTCAGGCTGCCGAGCACGTCGCCGCAGTGA
- a CDS encoding HEPN domain-containing protein: protein MRDTASMRVVPPDACSLSDALSSAGFVQDLIALATHRAVGVIWLRLELTETDPPLRDELPAPRRHADVLYRPSALGEHDAAAVDHSSVFFTCASIPFEEIIPRWCEAHGRLQAAINMILGLRYAPARYVENNLLTAVGAAEVLHRGLRTDERPMPADEFKSMREAMLEHVPEEHVDRFKGAIRNDPTLRDRLCALAARPDPEAIAQLVPDVDRWVRRTTRARNDLAHEGRTPDHSIEELVAVVKVTTAVVILNVLHDLGCPPSDNARSSGINRSSVRR, encoded by the coding sequence ATGCGCGACACAGCGTCTATGCGGGTCGTCCCGCCGGACGCGTGCTCGCTGAGCGATGCGCTGAGCTCGGCCGGCTTTGTACAGGATTTGATAGCTCTTGCGACGCATCGTGCCGTCGGCGTGATCTGGTTGCGGCTGGAGCTGACCGAGACAGACCCTCCACTGCGCGATGAGCTTCCTGCGCCGCGCCGACATGCTGACGTGTTATATCGACCATCTGCGCTTGGGGAGCACGATGCCGCAGCTGTCGACCACAGCAGTGTCTTCTTCACATGCGCATCGATCCCGTTTGAGGAGATCATCCCCCGATGGTGTGAGGCGCATGGCCGGCTACAGGCGGCAATCAACATGATCTTGGGCCTCCGCTACGCGCCGGCTCGCTATGTCGAGAACAACCTCCTGACGGCTGTGGGCGCAGCTGAAGTACTGCATCGCGGCCTCCGTACCGACGAGCGCCCCATGCCGGCCGACGAGTTCAAGTCAATGCGCGAGGCGATGCTGGAGCACGTGCCGGAGGAACACGTCGATCGGTTCAAAGGAGCCATTCGGAACGATCCCACCCTGCGGGACCGGCTGTGTGCCCTCGCCGCAAGACCGGACCCGGAGGCGATCGCGCAGCTCGTGCCGGACGTGGATCGGTGGGTGCGACGGACTACCCGGGCGCGGAACGACCTAGCCCACGAGGGCAGGACTCCTGACCATTCCATCGAGGAGCTGGTGGCTGTTGTGAAGGTAACCACGGCCGTCGTGATCCTCAACGTGCTGCACGATCTAGGCTGCCCGCCCAGCGACAACGCGAGATCGTCCGGGATCAACCGCAGCTCCGTGAGACGGTAA
- a CDS encoding toprim domain-containing protein translates to MSEQERRRINIGQLHDQLKAAVQAIETGDQWRNWLDFAGKLNRYSFDNLMLIMRQRPDATAVASYTTWKSIDRQVQWGERSIKVLAPVTRRIDVTDDRGQPVLDEDGHRRRRNKIIGYRPVSVFDIKQTTGAPLPEPARPTLLVGQAPDGLWASLEREVSERGYRLLRAGSERLGSANGATMPGPREVWVRDDVDDAQAVKTLAHELARIILHADDPDAPCRGIKEVEAESVAYLTLASHGMTTDNYSFPYVTHWAYPIAEVEHVDMAEIVTRTGRRVIDAARTILEATQTARAPDAALAAIAVRTQAAAEHTKTLREEVEAKALPPVERAVLLGVVADSDAYFRSQVQRSWVPEYLAGRGLGTAVDGHGIGYAPNGWTELTDHLRSLGYTDDHIEASGMATRARTGNLIDRFRDRMTLPLRDAAGDLVGFTARSGPDSDGEIPKYLNSPSTVIFKKSELMYGLGEHRQAIGLDSVPVICEGPLDAIAVDLVALRSGTDLVGLATCGTAFTVAHAGELGKTRAAEVCLAYDGDEAGNKAVERAWTKITDVGIKRVTIAELPAGTDPASLAVENPAELVRMVAAARSAAYVFADRRIDVAPIGDNVPRAYALFHDLVDWAQRLPAEERVGLAVHMARRLDIDPTDAAAEITERHPGFMTDASDASVRDHCVALREQIAYAEVDHDFTPQVERRTAQISIGK, encoded by the coding sequence ATGTCCGAGCAGGAGCGACGGCGCATCAACATCGGGCAGCTCCACGATCAACTGAAGGCAGCCGTCCAGGCGATCGAAACCGGTGATCAGTGGCGGAACTGGCTGGACTTCGCCGGCAAGCTCAATCGCTACAGCTTCGACAACCTCATGTTGATCATGAGACAGCGGCCGGACGCGACCGCCGTGGCCAGCTACACCACCTGGAAATCTATCGATCGCCAGGTGCAGTGGGGCGAGCGGTCCATCAAGGTGCTCGCCCCGGTCACACGTCGGATCGACGTGACCGATGATCGAGGCCAGCCGGTGCTCGATGAGGACGGTCACCGGCGGCGTCGGAACAAGATCATCGGCTATCGACCGGTGTCCGTGTTCGACATCAAACAGACGACCGGAGCGCCGCTACCGGAGCCTGCACGACCGACACTTCTCGTCGGCCAGGCGCCGGATGGCCTCTGGGCATCTCTCGAACGCGAGGTCTCCGAACGCGGTTACCGACTGCTCCGCGCCGGCAGCGAACGGCTCGGAAGCGCCAACGGCGCCACGATGCCCGGCCCGCGGGAGGTCTGGGTCCGCGACGACGTCGACGACGCCCAGGCGGTCAAGACCCTCGCTCACGAGCTGGCGCGCATCATCTTGCACGCCGACGACCCTGACGCGCCGTGCCGAGGCATTAAGGAGGTCGAAGCCGAATCGGTCGCCTACCTGACCCTCGCCTCCCACGGCATGACAACCGACAACTACTCGTTCCCGTACGTCACCCATTGGGCCTACCCGATCGCCGAGGTCGAGCACGTCGACATGGCCGAGATCGTCACCCGCACCGGACGGCGGGTCATCGATGCAGCTCGGACGATCCTCGAAGCCACTCAGACCGCTCGGGCGCCAGATGCTGCGCTGGCCGCGATCGCCGTACGGACGCAAGCCGCGGCAGAGCACACGAAGACGCTGCGTGAGGAGGTTGAGGCGAAGGCACTTCCACCGGTTGAGCGGGCCGTTCTGCTCGGTGTGGTAGCCGACAGCGACGCCTACTTTCGTTCCCAGGTTCAGCGATCGTGGGTTCCCGAGTACCTGGCCGGCCGCGGACTCGGCACAGCGGTCGACGGTCACGGCATCGGGTACGCACCCAACGGCTGGACCGAGCTCACCGATCATCTTCGGTCGCTCGGCTACACCGATGATCACATCGAGGCATCGGGCATGGCGACCCGAGCGCGCACGGGAAACCTGATCGACCGGTTCCGCGACCGGATGACCCTACCGCTCCGCGACGCCGCAGGAGACCTCGTCGGCTTTACCGCACGCAGCGGCCCCGATTCTGACGGTGAGATTCCGAAGTATCTGAACTCACCATCAACCGTAATCTTCAAGAAGAGCGAACTGATGTACGGGCTGGGCGAGCATCGGCAAGCTATCGGCTTGGACTCGGTGCCGGTGATCTGCGAAGGTCCACTCGACGCGATCGCGGTCGACCTGGTAGCCCTGCGGAGTGGAACTGATCTCGTCGGTTTGGCCACCTGTGGGACCGCCTTCACCGTCGCCCACGCAGGGGAGCTTGGGAAGACCCGCGCTGCCGAGGTCTGTCTGGCCTACGACGGAGACGAGGCAGGCAATAAGGCCGTCGAACGCGCATGGACCAAGATCACTGACGTCGGCATCAAGAGGGTGACGATCGCAGAGCTACCAGCTGGTACGGATCCGGCCTCGCTGGCTGTCGAGAACCCGGCTGAGCTCGTTCGTATGGTGGCCGCAGCCAGGAGCGCGGCCTATGTGTTTGCTGACCGAAGAATCGATGTAGCTCCGATCGGTGACAACGTTCCGCGGGCGTACGCGTTGTTCCACGACCTCGTCGACTGGGCGCAGAGACTGCCTGCCGAGGAACGAGTGGGCTTGGCCGTACACATGGCCCGCCGGTTGGATATCGACCCCACCGATGCCGCTGCCGAGATCACCGAACGGCATCCCGGCTTCATGACAGATGCTTCCGATGCGTCCGTCCGTGATCACTGCGTAGCCCTCCGCGAACAGATCGCATACGCAGAAGTCGATCATGATTTCACTCCCCAAGTTGAGCGGCGCACAGCGCAGATCTCGATCGGAAAGTAG
- the mobF gene encoding MobF family relaxase translates to MTIHVLHAGDGYLYLMRSVAVHDGTSVPGQSLAAYYTASGQPPGRWAGQLASSLDVHGTVTEEQMQALFGEGLHPNAGPLRAAMIRDGVSANEADRAVRLGRRFPVYGSTGDLRWKISRGYREQERLLGRPLTEDERLEVRQRVAAGDFTRRTGRSPLDPLELSGDESATSRSAVAGYDLVFTPVKSVAVLWGLGSAETRQQIYEAHRAAVADAIGWLEANAAYTRAGSEGQAQIDTTGVLTAVFDHWDSRAGDPDLHTHVAISNKVMGLDGKWRSLDGRSLFAAAVSLSERYNTRIEDELRRRLGVDFEERGGPDDDHRAVREIVGVPSALISHFSKRRQNIERAYRELVAGYRSRHGRDPSEAARLKLYQQATLSDRPDKQAGRSLQQMVGEWTSEAQQLLGITDVAADLERRVRAEAVRRPEVSVGELADTVLRVLSASRSTWNIHHVRAEAHRQSRPISSADRDALVEQIVAAATDPLRSIRIQAPRTMAEPRELQRSDGESVFVEHATERFTTVEILKAEDRIVGAARARGAAKLRVDAVWTAIDRSATAGRDLNKGQQQMVAALCLSGRAVQLGLAPAGSGKTTALRAVTDAWTSAGRDVLALAPSAAAAEVLSTELGVPADTVAKFDHDQPQVPDAAMILIDEAGMAGTLILDRVIERAGAAGAVVRLIGDDQQLGAVEAGGVIRQIAHDVGAVRMQEVVRFTDPAEARATLQVRDGEPTATDFYLSHDRVVAGTTETVPDAAYQAWLADVRAHKDSVLLASSSTEVSALNARARADRVVAGMARTEGANLRDGNVAGVGDWITTRRNERLLTVHAGRDWVKNGDSWVVDRMHEDGALTVVHRRHGGRVTLPPDYVDSQVELGYARSIRRSQGLTVDHAHLVVDPRMRREELYVGLSRARQSTRLYVAVMTDPGPDHQPDVAGSAAEVLRMIINRSGAELSANETIREAVDTLGDLRRMAVEYEHTLDVQVGDRFRFAAERVHPGLTDDPAWPQVVRRLHRAEAEGWTPEAILRTAQDLHEWGDARSDTEVMAYRLDVLLRRADHDYSVALVPQWLAVRPPGRLEPPWDGYLPQRYAEMADRITGLADSAEAASAPWLATIGSGPQRADAIRQVVAYRAVYDVATDDPLGPEPQLRTRQHHAWSDVRQALHRSQPTEEPQGATRLLAELEAEPRSVDDRSVADDRRGPTLHL, encoded by the coding sequence ATGACCATCCATGTGCTTCACGCTGGGGATGGCTACCTGTACCTGATGCGATCGGTGGCCGTTCACGACGGCACGAGCGTGCCTGGACAGTCTCTCGCTGCGTACTACACCGCGTCAGGACAGCCGCCAGGTCGCTGGGCGGGCCAGCTCGCCTCGTCTCTCGATGTTCACGGGACAGTAACTGAAGAACAGATGCAGGCGCTCTTCGGTGAGGGCCTCCACCCCAATGCCGGGCCGCTTCGGGCGGCCATGATCCGCGATGGTGTGTCGGCGAACGAGGCGGATCGGGCGGTGCGGCTCGGTCGGCGCTTTCCGGTCTACGGGAGCACGGGTGATCTGCGCTGGAAGATCAGCCGCGGCTATCGGGAACAGGAGCGGTTGCTGGGTCGTCCGTTGACCGAGGACGAGCGACTCGAGGTTCGGCAGCGGGTTGCTGCTGGGGACTTCACCCGCCGTACGGGTCGGAGTCCGCTCGATCCCTTGGAGCTCTCCGGAGATGAGAGCGCGACGAGTCGGAGCGCCGTGGCGGGTTATGACCTTGTGTTCACTCCGGTGAAGTCGGTTGCCGTGCTGTGGGGTCTTGGCTCGGCCGAGACCCGGCAGCAGATCTACGAGGCCCACCGTGCCGCGGTCGCGGACGCGATTGGCTGGTTGGAGGCCAACGCCGCCTACACCCGGGCTGGAAGTGAGGGGCAGGCGCAGATCGACACCACCGGCGTACTCACTGCGGTGTTTGATCACTGGGACTCGCGCGCCGGGGACCCGGATCTGCATACCCACGTCGCGATCTCGAACAAGGTGATGGGTCTCGACGGCAAGTGGCGGTCGCTGGACGGCCGGAGCCTGTTCGCTGCTGCCGTGTCCCTGTCGGAGCGCTACAACACGCGCATCGAAGACGAGCTGCGACGCCGGCTCGGCGTCGATTTCGAGGAGCGTGGAGGACCCGATGATGATCATCGTGCCGTACGCGAGATTGTCGGCGTCCCTTCTGCCCTGATCAGCCACTTTTCGAAGCGCCGACAGAACATTGAGCGTGCGTACCGGGAGCTGGTTGCTGGCTACCGGTCGCGGCACGGACGGGATCCGTCGGAGGCGGCGCGGCTGAAGCTCTATCAGCAGGCGACGCTGTCGGATCGCCCGGACAAGCAGGCGGGCCGGTCGCTGCAGCAGATGGTTGGCGAGTGGACTAGTGAAGCGCAGCAGCTGCTCGGCATCACCGATGTCGCGGCTGATCTTGAGCGGCGGGTCCGCGCGGAGGCCGTTCGACGGCCTGAAGTCTCCGTGGGTGAGCTTGCTGACACTGTGCTTCGGGTGCTGTCGGCGTCCAGGTCGACCTGGAACATCCACCACGTGCGAGCTGAGGCCCACCGCCAGTCGCGTCCCATCTCGAGCGCCGACCGCGACGCGCTCGTGGAGCAGATCGTCGCGGCGGCGACCGACCCGCTGCGGTCGATCCGTATTCAAGCACCGCGGACCATGGCGGAACCTCGTGAATTGCAGCGTTCTGATGGTGAGTCGGTTTTCGTCGAGCATGCTACTGAGCGGTTTACGACGGTCGAGATCCTCAAGGCCGAGGACCGCATCGTCGGTGCTGCGCGTGCGCGGGGTGCGGCGAAGTTGCGTGTCGACGCCGTATGGACCGCCATCGACCGAAGCGCCACGGCAGGTCGGGACCTGAACAAGGGGCAGCAACAGATGGTCGCGGCGTTGTGTCTATCCGGACGGGCGGTGCAGCTTGGGCTCGCTCCAGCTGGGTCGGGAAAGACCACTGCCTTGCGCGCGGTGACGGACGCGTGGACCAGCGCAGGCCGCGACGTGCTCGCTCTGGCGCCGTCGGCCGCGGCGGCCGAAGTGCTGTCGACCGAACTGGGTGTGCCCGCCGACACAGTCGCTAAGTTTGACCACGACCAGCCGCAGGTCCCGGATGCAGCGATGATCTTGATCGACGAGGCCGGCATGGCAGGCACACTGATCCTCGATCGGGTCATCGAGCGTGCTGGCGCTGCCGGTGCGGTCGTCCGGCTGATCGGAGACGATCAACAGCTGGGTGCTGTCGAGGCCGGCGGCGTCATCCGTCAGATCGCTCACGATGTCGGCGCGGTCCGTATGCAGGAAGTCGTACGGTTCACCGATCCGGCCGAGGCACGCGCCACGCTCCAGGTGCGCGACGGCGAACCAACGGCAACCGACTTCTATCTGAGCCATGATCGTGTGGTCGCAGGCACGACCGAGACGGTGCCGGACGCTGCGTACCAGGCGTGGCTGGCAGACGTACGCGCGCATAAGGATTCCGTGCTGCTTGCCTCATCGTCGACCGAGGTGTCGGCACTGAACGCGCGTGCTCGCGCTGACCGAGTGGTCGCGGGAATGGCGAGGACCGAGGGTGCGAACCTGCGGGATGGCAATGTCGCCGGGGTTGGCGATTGGATCACGACCCGTCGGAACGAGAGGTTGCTGACGGTCCATGCCGGGCGGGACTGGGTCAAGAACGGTGACTCGTGGGTGGTCGATCGGATGCACGAGGATGGTGCGCTCACCGTGGTGCACCGACGCCATGGTGGCCGGGTCACGTTGCCGCCGGACTATGTCGATTCCCAGGTGGAGTTGGGCTACGCGCGCAGTATCCGTCGTTCGCAGGGGCTGACTGTTGATCACGCTCATCTTGTGGTCGATCCGCGGATGAGGCGCGAGGAGCTGTACGTCGGTCTCAGTCGTGCACGGCAGTCGACCCGTCTCTACGTTGCGGTGATGACCGACCCCGGGCCCGATCATCAGCCGGACGTGGCGGGCAGCGCGGCGGAGGTGCTGCGGATGATCATCAATCGCAGCGGTGCCGAGTTGTCGGCGAACGAGACCATCCGTGAGGCGGTGGACACTCTTGGTGATCTTCGCCGGATGGCTGTGGAGTACGAGCACACGCTAGACGTTCAGGTCGGCGACCGCTTCCGATTCGCCGCCGAGCGAGTACATCCGGGACTGACCGACGATCCCGCCTGGCCGCAGGTCGTACGACGCCTGCATCGAGCTGAAGCCGAAGGCTGGACACCTGAGGCGATCCTCCGGACTGCCCAAGATCTGCACGAATGGGGTGATGCCCGCTCCGATACTGAAGTGATGGCCTACCGCCTCGATGTTCTGCTCCGGCGCGCCGATCATGACTATTCCGTTGCTCTGGTTCCGCAATGGCTTGCCGTTCGTCCGCCAGGACGACTGGAGCCGCCCTGGGACGGCTATCTGCCGCAGCGATACGCCGAAATGGCGGATCGCATCACAGGCCTGGCAGACAGCGCGGAGGCCGCATCCGCGCCATGGCTCGCCACTATCGGAAGCGGACCACAACGTGCCGATGCTATTAGGCAGGTTGTCGCGTACCGAGCGGTCTACGACGTTGCCACCGATGATCCACTCGGGCCCGAACCGCAACTTCGTACGCGGCAACATCACGCCTGGTCCGACGTACGGCAAGCACTTCATCGCAGCCAGCCGACCGAAGAACCGCAGGGTGCGACCCGGCTGCTGGCCGAGCTCGAGGCCGAACCGAGATCCGTTGATGATCGCTCGGTTGCTGACGATCGACGCGGACCCACGCTTCACCTGTGA